From a region of the Helianthus annuus cultivar XRQ/B chromosome 5, HanXRQr2.0-SUNRISE, whole genome shotgun sequence genome:
- the LOC110941819 gene encoding dof zinc finger protein DOF5.6 produces MGLTSLQVCMDSPDWFQGTIPEEAGMDSSSPSGMTDPMLACSRPLMERRLRPQHDQALKCPRCDSTHTKFCYYNNYSLTQPRYFCKTCRRYWTKGGTLRNIPVGGGCRKNKKISSSSKKSTSAAANNSNSNDNNIIHQHQHQHQQNSHLINLNPTLNPNANPNHNHSHNHHQLIMNSTDLQLSYPDSTMQFSANNLFGIGTSSNIPSFMFENLNGSATRAIDFMENNGGGGGSQLMGMMGSGGYAAEMGGVNVMGQNYHGGNLCSPFGGMTLDSINNPFMERGLIAYNNDGNDVNEDAISSLDVKPKLLALEWQDQTGGGASSGGGSGGAYLTGIGSSWGGLMSGYGPSATNSLV; encoded by the exons ATGGGTTTAACGTCGCTTCAAGTTTGCATGGACTCGCCCGACTGGTTTCAG GGCACAATTCCGGAGGAAGCAGGAATGGACTCATCGTCACCATCAGGAATGACAGATCCTATGCTTGCATGTTCCCGCCCGTTAATGGAGCGTAGGCTCCGCCCACAACACGATCAAGCCCTCAAATGTCCACGTTGTGACTCCACACACACCAAATTCTGCTACTACAACAACTACTCACTCACTCAACCCCGTTACTTCTGTAAAACGTGCCGCCGGTACTGGACCAAAGGCGGCACGCTACGTAACATCCCTGTTGGTGGCGGCTgccgaaaaaacaaaaaaatctcTTCAAGTtccaagaaatccacttcggcaGCCGCCAATAACAGTAACAGTAACGATAACAATATCATCCACCAACACCAGCACCAACACCAGCAAAACTCACATTTGATCAACCTAAACCcaaccctaaaccctaatgctaaccCTAATCATAACCATAGCCATAACCATCATCAGTTGATTATGAACTCGACTGATCTTCAACTGTCCTATCCGGACTCAACGATGCAGTTTTCGGCGAATAATTTGTTTGGCATTGGGACTTCTAGTAATATTCCGAGTTTTATGTTTGAGAATTTGAATGGGAGTGCTACTAGGGCTATTGACTTCATGGAGaataatggtggtggtggtggtagtcaGTTGATGGGGATGATGGGTAGCGGTGGTTACGCGGCGGAGATGGGTGGTGTGAATGTGATGGGACAAAATTATCATGGTGGTAATCTTTGTTCACCTTTTGGTGGAATGACACTTGATTCTATTAATAATCCTTTTATGGAAAGAGGTTTGATTGCATATAATAATGATGGGAATGATGTGAATGAGGATGCAATTAGTTCTCTTGATGTAAAGCCAAAGCTTTTGGCTTTAGAATGGCAAGATCAAACTGGTGGTGGTGCGAGTTCTGGCGGCGGAAGTGGTGGTGCGTACCTGACGGGTATTGGGTCGTCGTGGGGCGGGTTAATGAGCGGGTATGGACCGTCAGCGACGAACTCATTGGTGTAA